The following proteins come from a genomic window of Trifolium pratense cultivar HEN17-A07 linkage group LG4, ARS_RC_1.1, whole genome shotgun sequence:
- the LOC123924708 gene encoding rho GTPase-activating protein 7-like isoform X3: MSASLAAFERPRPGASNTVFKSGPLFISSKGIGWKSWKKRWFILTRTSLVFFKNDPSALPQRGGEVNLTLGGIDLNNSGSVVVREDKKLLTVLFPDGRDGRAFTLKAETSEDLFEWKTALEQALAQAPSAALVMGHNGIFRNDTTDSIEGSFHQWRDKRPVKSLVVGRPILLALEDIDGGPSFLEKALRFLEKYGKSEKKSSQYMMIILQSTNTVKCKKHVFAGTKIEGILRQSADVEEVDRRVQEYEQGKVEFDADEDAHVVGDCVKHVLRELPSSPVPASCCTALLEAYKIDRKEARINAMRCAILETFPEPNRRLLQRILKMMHTIASHSNENRMTASAVAACMAPLLLRPLLAGECELEDEFDASGDSSAQLLAAANAANNAQAIITTLLEEYENVFDEENIQRCSISADSRVENSGTEDSTDDDNIDVKENGYHDAENENDQETDDDADRVHSGKLSESSGYAGSDLYDYKAFGGDDSDVGSSTSNHAKAENSNLNAVPDIHLSEDKSKQRKGNENSVDEMDPPIVLPSTESYRSMGEILSSMDPGNHLPVIETQSGSGKQTSKASGGTSFSSTKRSSFWGRSNPRKSPSVESVDSSGEEELAIQRLEIAKNDLQHRIAKEARGNAILQASLERRKQALHERRLALEQDVSRLQEQLQAERDLRAALEVGLSMSSGQISNSRGMDSKTKAELEEIALAEADVARLKQKVAELHHQLNQQRQHHYGSLTDVGSDRYQHAQNLPQPRFLQQDFDSTLAFVNHERKQRTEESVLGNDWRNIKGQVLASGNGSRQPSRKPFIDSSPSDSKSTEASTSMSVDELGVVDSGSVPSTSRAAEVGEYGRHPSVASSTLVELTTRLDFFKERRSQLMEQLHNLDLNYGSTTSQDMVYKPTSPSWS; the protein is encoded by the exons AGTGCCCTTCCACAGAGAGGTGGGGAAGTAAACCTGACATTAGGCGGTATTGACTTAAACAACTCAGGGAG tgTTGTTGTTAGAGAAGACAAAAAGCTGCTCACAGTATTATTTCCAGATGGGCGCGATGGTCGAGCGTTCACCCTTAAGGCGGAGACGTCAGAAGACTTGTTCGAATGGAAAACAGCTCTTGAACAAGCCCTTGCACAAGCACCAAGTGCCGCCCTTGTTATGGGACACAATGGGATTTTCAGGAATGATACAACCGATTCCATCGAAGGGTCTTTCCATCAAT GGAGAGACAAGCGTCCTGTTAAGTCGTTGGTTGTTGGAAGACCGATTCTGTTAGCATTGGAAGATATTGACGGAGGTCCATCTTTCCTTGAAAAAGCTCTTCGGTTTCTAGAGAAATATGGTAAGAGTGAAAAAAAGAGCTCCCAGTACATGATGATCATACTGCAATCGACAAACACTGTTAAATGCAAGAAACATGTTTTTGCAGGAACTAAAATTGAAGGAATACTGCGGCAGTCTGCAGACGTTGAGGAAGTAGATCGAAGAGTTCAAGAATATGAGCAAG GAAAGGTCGAGTTTGATGCAGATGAAGATGCCCATGTTGTTGGTGACTGTGTTAAG CATGTTCTAAGGGAACTTCCCTCTTCTCCAGTTCCAGCTTCATGCTGCACTGCTTTGTTGGAGGCTTATA aaattgATCGCAAGGAAGCTAGGATTAATGCAATGCGCTGTGCTATATTGGAGACCTTTCCAGAGCCAAATCGACGTTTGTTACAAAG AATTTTGAAGATGATGCACACGATTGCTTCTCATTCTAATGAGAATAGGATGACTGCTTCTGCTGTTGCTGCATGCATGGCACCCTTGCTCTTACGGCCTCTGTTAGCTGGAGAATGTGAATTGGAGGACGAGTTTGATGCTAGTGGTGATAGTTCCGCTCAGCTTCTTGCTGCCGCTAATGCCGCAAATAACGCTCAAGCAATTATTACCACTTTGTTGGAGGAGTACGAAAATGTATTTGAT GAAGAAAATATACAGAGATGTTCCATTTCAGCTGATTCTCGAGTTGAAAACAGCGGGACTGAAGATTCGACCGATGATGATAATATAGATGTGAAAGAAAATGGTTACCATGATGCAGAGAATGAAAATGATCAAGAGACAGATGATGATGCTGACCGTGTTCACAGTGGAAAATTAAGCGAAAGTAGTGGTTATGCTGGCAGCGATCTTTATGATTACAAG GCATTTGGAGGAGATGATTCCGACGTTGGATCATCGACTAGTAATCATGCGAAGGCTGAAAATTCAAATCTAAATGCTGTTCCTGATATCCATCTCTCTGAGGATAAAAGCAAGCAAAGAAAGGGCAATGAGAACTCAGTTGATGAGATGGATCCGCCAATTGTGTTGCCTTCCACTGAATCTTACCGTTCCATGGGTGAGATTTTATCTTCAATGGACCCCGGCAACCATTTACCTGTGATTGAGACGCAATCAGGTTCGGGAAAGCAAACTAGTAAAGCTAGTGGTGGCACTAGCTTCAGTAGTACTAAGCGGTCTTCGTTCTGGGGAAGGAGCAAT CCAAGGAAGTCACCGTCAGTGGAATCAGTTGATTCTTCTGGAGAAGAGGA GCTTGCTATTCAGAGGCTAGAGATTGCGAAAAATGATTTGCAACACAGAATTGCAAAGGAG GCAAGAGGCAATGCAATTTTACAAGCAAGCTTAGAGAGAAGGAAACAAGCTCTTCATGAACGGCGCTTGGCACTTGAGCAAGAT GTTTCAAGATTGCAAGAACAGTTGCAAGCTGAGAGAGATCTTAGAGCTGCATTAGAGGTTGGTTTGAGTATGTCTTCGGGACAAATTTCCAATTCACGTGGCATGGATTCAAAG ACAAAGGCCGAGCTAGAAGAGATTGCACTTGCTGAAGCTGATGTGGCTAGGTTGAAGCAAAAGGTTGCGGAACTTCACCATCAACTTAATCAGCAAAGACAGCATCACTATGGCTCGCTTACTGATGTGGGCAGTGATCGATACCAGCATGCCCAAAATCTTCCTCAGCC GAGATTTCTTCAGCAAGATTTTGATTCAACCCTTGCCTTCGTTAATCATGAAAGGAAACAAAGGACTGAG GAGAGTGTTCTTGGTAATGATTGGAGAAATATCAAAGGACAAGTATTGGCTTCTGGTAATGGTAGTAGGCAACCATCTCGGAAGCCGTTTATAGATTCAAGTCCTAGTGATTCGAAAAGCACTGAGGCATCGACAAGCATGTCTGTAGATGAGCTCGGTGTTGTTGATTCCGGCTCAGTGCCTTCCACATCAAGGGCAGCAGAG GTGGGAGAATATGGTAGACATCCATCTGTAGCATCTTCAACATTAGTAGAGTTAACGACCCGTCTTGATTTTTTCAAGGAAAGGCGTTCACAGTTGATGGAACAGCTTCATAACCTTGACTTGAACTATGGTTCTACAACTTCACAAGACATGGTCTACAAACCAACATCACCATCATGGAGTTAA
- the LOC123924708 gene encoding rho GTPase-activating protein 7-like isoform X4, producing the protein MSASLAAFERPRPGASNTVFKSGPLFISSKGIGWKSWKKRWFILTRTSLVFFKNDPSALPQRGGEVNLTLGGIDLNNSGSVVVREDKKLLTVLFPDGRDGRAFTLKAETSEDLFEWKTALEQALAQAPSAALVMGHNGIFRNDTTDSIEGSFHQWRDKRPVKSLVVGRPILLALEDIDGGPSFLEKALRFLEKYGTKIEGILRQSADVEEVDRRVQEYEQGKVEFDADEDAHVVGDCVKHVLRELPSSPVPASCCTALLEAYKIDRKEARINAMRCAILETFPEPNRRLLQRILKMMHTIASHSNENRMTASAVAACMAPLLLRPLLAGECELEDEFDASGDSSAQLLAAANAANNAQAIITTLLEEYENVFDEENIQRCSISADSRVENSGTEDSTDDDNIDVKENGYHDAENENDQETDDDADRVHSGKLSESSGYAGSDLYDYKQAFGGDDSDVGSSTSNHAKAENSNLNAVPDIHLSEDKSKQRKGNENSVDEMDPPIVLPSTESYRSMGEILSSMDPGNHLPVIETQSGSGKQTSKASGGTSFSSTKRSSFWGRSNPRKSPSVESVDSSGEEELAIQRLEIAKNDLQHRIAKEARGNAILQASLERRKQALHERRLALEQDVSRLQEQLQAERDLRAALEVGLSMSSGQISNSRGMDSKTKAELEEIALAEADVARLKQKVAELHHQLNQQRQHHYGSLTDVGSDRYQHAQNLPQPRFLQQDFDSTLAFVNHERKQRTEAKFGFSFHQESVLGNDWRNIKGQVLASGNGSRQPSRKPFIDSSPSDSKSTEASTSMSVDELGVVDSGSVPSTSRAAEVGEYGRHPSVASSTLVELTTRLDFFKERRSQLMEQLHNLDLNYGSTTSQDMVYKPTSPSWS; encoded by the exons AGTGCCCTTCCACAGAGAGGTGGGGAAGTAAACCTGACATTAGGCGGTATTGACTTAAACAACTCAGGGAG tgTTGTTGTTAGAGAAGACAAAAAGCTGCTCACAGTATTATTTCCAGATGGGCGCGATGGTCGAGCGTTCACCCTTAAGGCGGAGACGTCAGAAGACTTGTTCGAATGGAAAACAGCTCTTGAACAAGCCCTTGCACAAGCACCAAGTGCCGCCCTTGTTATGGGACACAATGGGATTTTCAGGAATGATACAACCGATTCCATCGAAGGGTCTTTCCATCAAT GGAGAGACAAGCGTCCTGTTAAGTCGTTGGTTGTTGGAAGACCGATTCTGTTAGCATTGGAAGATATTGACGGAGGTCCATCTTTCCTTGAAAAAGCTCTTCGGTTTCTAGAGAAATATG GAACTAAAATTGAAGGAATACTGCGGCAGTCTGCAGACGTTGAGGAAGTAGATCGAAGAGTTCAAGAATATGAGCAAG GAAAGGTCGAGTTTGATGCAGATGAAGATGCCCATGTTGTTGGTGACTGTGTTAAG CATGTTCTAAGGGAACTTCCCTCTTCTCCAGTTCCAGCTTCATGCTGCACTGCTTTGTTGGAGGCTTATA aaattgATCGCAAGGAAGCTAGGATTAATGCAATGCGCTGTGCTATATTGGAGACCTTTCCAGAGCCAAATCGACGTTTGTTACAAAG AATTTTGAAGATGATGCACACGATTGCTTCTCATTCTAATGAGAATAGGATGACTGCTTCTGCTGTTGCTGCATGCATGGCACCCTTGCTCTTACGGCCTCTGTTAGCTGGAGAATGTGAATTGGAGGACGAGTTTGATGCTAGTGGTGATAGTTCCGCTCAGCTTCTTGCTGCCGCTAATGCCGCAAATAACGCTCAAGCAATTATTACCACTTTGTTGGAGGAGTACGAAAATGTATTTGAT GAAGAAAATATACAGAGATGTTCCATTTCAGCTGATTCTCGAGTTGAAAACAGCGGGACTGAAGATTCGACCGATGATGATAATATAGATGTGAAAGAAAATGGTTACCATGATGCAGAGAATGAAAATGATCAAGAGACAGATGATGATGCTGACCGTGTTCACAGTGGAAAATTAAGCGAAAGTAGTGGTTATGCTGGCAGCGATCTTTATGATTACAAG CAGGCATTTGGAGGAGATGATTCCGACGTTGGATCATCGACTAGTAATCATGCGAAGGCTGAAAATTCAAATCTAAATGCTGTTCCTGATATCCATCTCTCTGAGGATAAAAGCAAGCAAAGAAAGGGCAATGAGAACTCAGTTGATGAGATGGATCCGCCAATTGTGTTGCCTTCCACTGAATCTTACCGTTCCATGGGTGAGATTTTATCTTCAATGGACCCCGGCAACCATTTACCTGTGATTGAGACGCAATCAGGTTCGGGAAAGCAAACTAGTAAAGCTAGTGGTGGCACTAGCTTCAGTAGTACTAAGCGGTCTTCGTTCTGGGGAAGGAGCAAT CCAAGGAAGTCACCGTCAGTGGAATCAGTTGATTCTTCTGGAGAAGAGGA GCTTGCTATTCAGAGGCTAGAGATTGCGAAAAATGATTTGCAACACAGAATTGCAAAGGAG GCAAGAGGCAATGCAATTTTACAAGCAAGCTTAGAGAGAAGGAAACAAGCTCTTCATGAACGGCGCTTGGCACTTGAGCAAGAT GTTTCAAGATTGCAAGAACAGTTGCAAGCTGAGAGAGATCTTAGAGCTGCATTAGAGGTTGGTTTGAGTATGTCTTCGGGACAAATTTCCAATTCACGTGGCATGGATTCAAAG ACAAAGGCCGAGCTAGAAGAGATTGCACTTGCTGAAGCTGATGTGGCTAGGTTGAAGCAAAAGGTTGCGGAACTTCACCATCAACTTAATCAGCAAAGACAGCATCACTATGGCTCGCTTACTGATGTGGGCAGTGATCGATACCAGCATGCCCAAAATCTTCCTCAGCC GAGATTTCTTCAGCAAGATTTTGATTCAACCCTTGCCTTCGTTAATCATGAAAGGAAACAAAGGACTGAG GCAAAATTTGGCTTTTCATTTCATCAGGAGAGTGTTCTTGGTAATGATTGGAGAAATATCAAAGGACAAGTATTGGCTTCTGGTAATGGTAGTAGGCAACCATCTCGGAAGCCGTTTATAGATTCAAGTCCTAGTGATTCGAAAAGCACTGAGGCATCGACAAGCATGTCTGTAGATGAGCTCGGTGTTGTTGATTCCGGCTCAGTGCCTTCCACATCAAGGGCAGCAGAG GTGGGAGAATATGGTAGACATCCATCTGTAGCATCTTCAACATTAGTAGAGTTAACGACCCGTCTTGATTTTTTCAAGGAAAGGCGTTCACAGTTGATGGAACAGCTTCATAACCTTGACTTGAACTATGGTTCTACAACTTCACAAGACATGGTCTACAAACCAACATCACCATCATGGAGTTAA
- the LOC123924708 gene encoding rho GTPase-activating protein 7-like isoform X5: protein MSASLAAFERPRPGASNTVFKSGPLFISSKGIGWKSWKKRWFILTRTSLVFFKNDPSALPQRGGEVNLTLGGIDLNNSGSVVVREDKKLLTVLFPDGRDGRAFTLKAETSEDLFEWKTALEQALAQAPSAALVMGHNGIFRNDTTDSIEGSFHQWRDKRPVKSLVVGRPILLALEDIDGGPSFLEKALRFLEKYGTKIEGILRQSADVEEVDRRVQEYEQGKVEFDADEDAHVVGDCVKHVLRELPSSPVPASCCTALLEAYKIDRKEARINAMRCAILETFPEPNRRLLQRILKMMHTIASHSNENRMTASAVAACMAPLLLRPLLAGECELEDEFDASGDSSAQLLAAANAANNAQAIITTLLEEYENVFDEENIQRCSISADSRVENSGTEDSTDDDNIDVKENGYHDAENENDQETDDDADRVHSGKLSESSGYAGSDLYDYKAFGGDDSDVGSSTSNHAKAENSNLNAVPDIHLSEDKSKQRKGNENSVDEMDPPIVLPSTESYRSMGEILSSMDPGNHLPVIETQSGSGKQTSKASGGTSFSSTKRSSFWGRSNPRKSPSVESVDSSGEEELAIQRLEIAKNDLQHRIAKEARGNAILQASLERRKQALHERRLALEQDVSRLQEQLQAERDLRAALEVGLSMSSGQISNSRGMDSKTKAELEEIALAEADVARLKQKVAELHHQLNQQRQHHYGSLTDVGSDRYQHAQNLPQPRFLQQDFDSTLAFVNHERKQRTEAKFGFSFHQESVLGNDWRNIKGQVLASGNGSRQPSRKPFIDSSPSDSKSTEASTSMSVDELGVVDSGSVPSTSRAAEVGEYGRHPSVASSTLVELTTRLDFFKERRSQLMEQLHNLDLNYGSTTSQDMVYKPTSPSWS, encoded by the exons AGTGCCCTTCCACAGAGAGGTGGGGAAGTAAACCTGACATTAGGCGGTATTGACTTAAACAACTCAGGGAG tgTTGTTGTTAGAGAAGACAAAAAGCTGCTCACAGTATTATTTCCAGATGGGCGCGATGGTCGAGCGTTCACCCTTAAGGCGGAGACGTCAGAAGACTTGTTCGAATGGAAAACAGCTCTTGAACAAGCCCTTGCACAAGCACCAAGTGCCGCCCTTGTTATGGGACACAATGGGATTTTCAGGAATGATACAACCGATTCCATCGAAGGGTCTTTCCATCAAT GGAGAGACAAGCGTCCTGTTAAGTCGTTGGTTGTTGGAAGACCGATTCTGTTAGCATTGGAAGATATTGACGGAGGTCCATCTTTCCTTGAAAAAGCTCTTCGGTTTCTAGAGAAATATG GAACTAAAATTGAAGGAATACTGCGGCAGTCTGCAGACGTTGAGGAAGTAGATCGAAGAGTTCAAGAATATGAGCAAG GAAAGGTCGAGTTTGATGCAGATGAAGATGCCCATGTTGTTGGTGACTGTGTTAAG CATGTTCTAAGGGAACTTCCCTCTTCTCCAGTTCCAGCTTCATGCTGCACTGCTTTGTTGGAGGCTTATA aaattgATCGCAAGGAAGCTAGGATTAATGCAATGCGCTGTGCTATATTGGAGACCTTTCCAGAGCCAAATCGACGTTTGTTACAAAG AATTTTGAAGATGATGCACACGATTGCTTCTCATTCTAATGAGAATAGGATGACTGCTTCTGCTGTTGCTGCATGCATGGCACCCTTGCTCTTACGGCCTCTGTTAGCTGGAGAATGTGAATTGGAGGACGAGTTTGATGCTAGTGGTGATAGTTCCGCTCAGCTTCTTGCTGCCGCTAATGCCGCAAATAACGCTCAAGCAATTATTACCACTTTGTTGGAGGAGTACGAAAATGTATTTGAT GAAGAAAATATACAGAGATGTTCCATTTCAGCTGATTCTCGAGTTGAAAACAGCGGGACTGAAGATTCGACCGATGATGATAATATAGATGTGAAAGAAAATGGTTACCATGATGCAGAGAATGAAAATGATCAAGAGACAGATGATGATGCTGACCGTGTTCACAGTGGAAAATTAAGCGAAAGTAGTGGTTATGCTGGCAGCGATCTTTATGATTACAAG GCATTTGGAGGAGATGATTCCGACGTTGGATCATCGACTAGTAATCATGCGAAGGCTGAAAATTCAAATCTAAATGCTGTTCCTGATATCCATCTCTCTGAGGATAAAAGCAAGCAAAGAAAGGGCAATGAGAACTCAGTTGATGAGATGGATCCGCCAATTGTGTTGCCTTCCACTGAATCTTACCGTTCCATGGGTGAGATTTTATCTTCAATGGACCCCGGCAACCATTTACCTGTGATTGAGACGCAATCAGGTTCGGGAAAGCAAACTAGTAAAGCTAGTGGTGGCACTAGCTTCAGTAGTACTAAGCGGTCTTCGTTCTGGGGAAGGAGCAAT CCAAGGAAGTCACCGTCAGTGGAATCAGTTGATTCTTCTGGAGAAGAGGA GCTTGCTATTCAGAGGCTAGAGATTGCGAAAAATGATTTGCAACACAGAATTGCAAAGGAG GCAAGAGGCAATGCAATTTTACAAGCAAGCTTAGAGAGAAGGAAACAAGCTCTTCATGAACGGCGCTTGGCACTTGAGCAAGAT GTTTCAAGATTGCAAGAACAGTTGCAAGCTGAGAGAGATCTTAGAGCTGCATTAGAGGTTGGTTTGAGTATGTCTTCGGGACAAATTTCCAATTCACGTGGCATGGATTCAAAG ACAAAGGCCGAGCTAGAAGAGATTGCACTTGCTGAAGCTGATGTGGCTAGGTTGAAGCAAAAGGTTGCGGAACTTCACCATCAACTTAATCAGCAAAGACAGCATCACTATGGCTCGCTTACTGATGTGGGCAGTGATCGATACCAGCATGCCCAAAATCTTCCTCAGCC GAGATTTCTTCAGCAAGATTTTGATTCAACCCTTGCCTTCGTTAATCATGAAAGGAAACAAAGGACTGAG GCAAAATTTGGCTTTTCATTTCATCAGGAGAGTGTTCTTGGTAATGATTGGAGAAATATCAAAGGACAAGTATTGGCTTCTGGTAATGGTAGTAGGCAACCATCTCGGAAGCCGTTTATAGATTCAAGTCCTAGTGATTCGAAAAGCACTGAGGCATCGACAAGCATGTCTGTAGATGAGCTCGGTGTTGTTGATTCCGGCTCAGTGCCTTCCACATCAAGGGCAGCAGAG GTGGGAGAATATGGTAGACATCCATCTGTAGCATCTTCAACATTAGTAGAGTTAACGACCCGTCTTGATTTTTTCAAGGAAAGGCGTTCACAGTTGATGGAACAGCTTCATAACCTTGACTTGAACTATGGTTCTACAACTTCACAAGACATGGTCTACAAACCAACATCACCATCATGGAGTTAA
- the LOC123924708 gene encoding rho GTPase-activating protein 7-like isoform X1 → MSASLAAFERPRPGASNTVFKSGPLFISSKGIGWKSWKKRWFILTRTSLVFFKNDPSALPQRGGEVNLTLGGIDLNNSGSVVVREDKKLLTVLFPDGRDGRAFTLKAETSEDLFEWKTALEQALAQAPSAALVMGHNGIFRNDTTDSIEGSFHQWRDKRPVKSLVVGRPILLALEDIDGGPSFLEKALRFLEKYGKSEKKSSQYMMIILQSTNTVKCKKHVFAGTKIEGILRQSADVEEVDRRVQEYEQGKVEFDADEDAHVVGDCVKHVLRELPSSPVPASCCTALLEAYKIDRKEARINAMRCAILETFPEPNRRLLQRILKMMHTIASHSNENRMTASAVAACMAPLLLRPLLAGECELEDEFDASGDSSAQLLAAANAANNAQAIITTLLEEYENVFDEENIQRCSISADSRVENSGTEDSTDDDNIDVKENGYHDAENENDQETDDDADRVHSGKLSESSGYAGSDLYDYKAFGGDDSDVGSSTSNHAKAENSNLNAVPDIHLSEDKSKQRKGNENSVDEMDPPIVLPSTESYRSMGEILSSMDPGNHLPVIETQSGSGKQTSKASGGTSFSSTKRSSFWGRSNPRKSPSVESVDSSGEEELAIQRLEIAKNDLQHRIAKEARGNAILQASLERRKQALHERRLALEQDVSRLQEQLQAERDLRAALEVGLSMSSGQISNSRGMDSKTKAELEEIALAEADVARLKQKVAELHHQLNQQRQHHYGSLTDVGSDRYQHAQNLPQPRFLQQDFDSTLAFVNHERKQRTEAKFGFSFHQESVLGNDWRNIKGQVLASGNGSRQPSRKPFIDSSPSDSKSTEASTSMSVDELGVVDSGSVPSTSRAAEVGEYGRHPSVASSTLVELTTRLDFFKERRSQLMEQLHNLDLNYGSTTSQDMVYKPTSPSWS, encoded by the exons AGTGCCCTTCCACAGAGAGGTGGGGAAGTAAACCTGACATTAGGCGGTATTGACTTAAACAACTCAGGGAG tgTTGTTGTTAGAGAAGACAAAAAGCTGCTCACAGTATTATTTCCAGATGGGCGCGATGGTCGAGCGTTCACCCTTAAGGCGGAGACGTCAGAAGACTTGTTCGAATGGAAAACAGCTCTTGAACAAGCCCTTGCACAAGCACCAAGTGCCGCCCTTGTTATGGGACACAATGGGATTTTCAGGAATGATACAACCGATTCCATCGAAGGGTCTTTCCATCAAT GGAGAGACAAGCGTCCTGTTAAGTCGTTGGTTGTTGGAAGACCGATTCTGTTAGCATTGGAAGATATTGACGGAGGTCCATCTTTCCTTGAAAAAGCTCTTCGGTTTCTAGAGAAATATGGTAAGAGTGAAAAAAAGAGCTCCCAGTACATGATGATCATACTGCAATCGACAAACACTGTTAAATGCAAGAAACATGTTTTTGCAGGAACTAAAATTGAAGGAATACTGCGGCAGTCTGCAGACGTTGAGGAAGTAGATCGAAGAGTTCAAGAATATGAGCAAG GAAAGGTCGAGTTTGATGCAGATGAAGATGCCCATGTTGTTGGTGACTGTGTTAAG CATGTTCTAAGGGAACTTCCCTCTTCTCCAGTTCCAGCTTCATGCTGCACTGCTTTGTTGGAGGCTTATA aaattgATCGCAAGGAAGCTAGGATTAATGCAATGCGCTGTGCTATATTGGAGACCTTTCCAGAGCCAAATCGACGTTTGTTACAAAG AATTTTGAAGATGATGCACACGATTGCTTCTCATTCTAATGAGAATAGGATGACTGCTTCTGCTGTTGCTGCATGCATGGCACCCTTGCTCTTACGGCCTCTGTTAGCTGGAGAATGTGAATTGGAGGACGAGTTTGATGCTAGTGGTGATAGTTCCGCTCAGCTTCTTGCTGCCGCTAATGCCGCAAATAACGCTCAAGCAATTATTACCACTTTGTTGGAGGAGTACGAAAATGTATTTGAT GAAGAAAATATACAGAGATGTTCCATTTCAGCTGATTCTCGAGTTGAAAACAGCGGGACTGAAGATTCGACCGATGATGATAATATAGATGTGAAAGAAAATGGTTACCATGATGCAGAGAATGAAAATGATCAAGAGACAGATGATGATGCTGACCGTGTTCACAGTGGAAAATTAAGCGAAAGTAGTGGTTATGCTGGCAGCGATCTTTATGATTACAAG GCATTTGGAGGAGATGATTCCGACGTTGGATCATCGACTAGTAATCATGCGAAGGCTGAAAATTCAAATCTAAATGCTGTTCCTGATATCCATCTCTCTGAGGATAAAAGCAAGCAAAGAAAGGGCAATGAGAACTCAGTTGATGAGATGGATCCGCCAATTGTGTTGCCTTCCACTGAATCTTACCGTTCCATGGGTGAGATTTTATCTTCAATGGACCCCGGCAACCATTTACCTGTGATTGAGACGCAATCAGGTTCGGGAAAGCAAACTAGTAAAGCTAGTGGTGGCACTAGCTTCAGTAGTACTAAGCGGTCTTCGTTCTGGGGAAGGAGCAAT CCAAGGAAGTCACCGTCAGTGGAATCAGTTGATTCTTCTGGAGAAGAGGA GCTTGCTATTCAGAGGCTAGAGATTGCGAAAAATGATTTGCAACACAGAATTGCAAAGGAG GCAAGAGGCAATGCAATTTTACAAGCAAGCTTAGAGAGAAGGAAACAAGCTCTTCATGAACGGCGCTTGGCACTTGAGCAAGAT GTTTCAAGATTGCAAGAACAGTTGCAAGCTGAGAGAGATCTTAGAGCTGCATTAGAGGTTGGTTTGAGTATGTCTTCGGGACAAATTTCCAATTCACGTGGCATGGATTCAAAG ACAAAGGCCGAGCTAGAAGAGATTGCACTTGCTGAAGCTGATGTGGCTAGGTTGAAGCAAAAGGTTGCGGAACTTCACCATCAACTTAATCAGCAAAGACAGCATCACTATGGCTCGCTTACTGATGTGGGCAGTGATCGATACCAGCATGCCCAAAATCTTCCTCAGCC GAGATTTCTTCAGCAAGATTTTGATTCAACCCTTGCCTTCGTTAATCATGAAAGGAAACAAAGGACTGAG GCAAAATTTGGCTTTTCATTTCATCAGGAGAGTGTTCTTGGTAATGATTGGAGAAATATCAAAGGACAAGTATTGGCTTCTGGTAATGGTAGTAGGCAACCATCTCGGAAGCCGTTTATAGATTCAAGTCCTAGTGATTCGAAAAGCACTGAGGCATCGACAAGCATGTCTGTAGATGAGCTCGGTGTTGTTGATTCCGGCTCAGTGCCTTCCACATCAAGGGCAGCAGAG GTGGGAGAATATGGTAGACATCCATCTGTAGCATCTTCAACATTAGTAGAGTTAACGACCCGTCTTGATTTTTTCAAGGAAAGGCGTTCACAGTTGATGGAACAGCTTCATAACCTTGACTTGAACTATGGTTCTACAACTTCACAAGACATGGTCTACAAACCAACATCACCATCATGGAGTTAA